The Levilactobacillus namurensis genomic interval TAAACGACCAGATGACGCAGCTGTACACGGACTACGCGGAAAACTTGGACGATAAGCTGTTAGAACGGGCCGGGCGGATTCAGGAGACCCTGGATGCCCGGAACTTCTACGATATTGAAACGGAAATTGAACGGGTCATCTCCGGTTTAGGTCTGGACGACATCGGGCGGGATCACGAAGTCGCGAAGATGTCGGGGGGCCAACGGTCGAAGATTATTTTGGCCAAGTTGTTACTGGAGAACCCAGACGTGATCCTGTTAGATGAACCGACCAACTACCTGGACGTGGCGCACATCGCTTGGTTGGAAGATTACTTGAATAACTTTGACGGGGCCGTTTTGGTGGTCTCCCATGATTATGACTTCTTACAGAACGTGACCAACTGTATCATTAACGTGGCGTTCGGCCGCATCACCAAGTACCGGGGCAACTTTAAGCAAGCCATGCGGCAACGGGAAGAGCGGGAGAAGGCCCAACAACGGGAATTCGATAAGCAACAGGTCGTGATTGAGAAGGCCGAACGCTTTATCCGCAAGAACAAGGCGGGGTCGAAATCGACCATGGCCAAGTCGCGGGAAAAGATGCTGAACCGGATGGACCGGGTCGATCCGCCTTCGACGAACATCCAGGCGCACTTCGACTTCCCGTACCAGGCGACGGGTTCGCAGAATGCCTTGGTGGTCGATCAACTCTCAGTCGGGTACGAACGGCCATTACTGAAGCCGGTCACGTTCTCCGTGACGACCGACCAAAAAGTCGGCCTGACCGGGTTCAACGGGGTCGGTAAGTCGACCCTGATTAAGTCCATCTTAGGGCTCATCAAGGCCAAGGGTGGGGAAGCCCACTTCTCGCCATCGGCCAAGATCAGTTACTTTAGCCAAGACCTGGTCTGGGACAACGACGCGCAGACGCCGCTCCAGATTATTCAGGCCAAGTATGAGAAGTTGCCGCAAAAGGCGATTCGGACGAAGCTGTCGAAGTGTGGGTTGGATTCTGCCAACGCCATGAAGCCCATTGGTGAACTCTCCGGGGGTGAACAGACCAAGGTCAAGTTAGCCATGATGGAGTTTGAACCAGCTAACTTCTTGATCATGGACGAACCCACCAACCATCTGGATGACGAGACCAAGCAGGCGTTGAAGGACGCGATTGGCAACTTCCCCGGGAACGCCATTATCGTGAGCCATGAGGCCAGTTTCTATACCGGATTAGTCGATAAGATTTTAAACGTTGAGAAGTTGAGTCTTAAGACTTCCTCAAATTAAGGTTACGTTTTGGTCAAAACAGTTCCTTTTTTCAGAAAAACCGGTTAGAGTAGACTCTGATGTGAAAATACGGATGTAAAGGACGGAGCCATTAGTATGAAGCATTTTGGGAAATTATTGCTACTAGTCATCGTGGTTTTGGTCGCCGGGTTCGGGTTGCACCGTGTGACCCATCCCGCTGCGACGAACGTTCCGCAGGCCAATCGGGCTAGCAAAACCACGACCACGACGCAAGCAGAGGCGAAGACCATTGATTGGCGGGCACCTTCGGAAGATAAGGCGTATCCGGACCTGAAGGCGCACCCCAACGCTTGGCTGGATGTGAATACCAGTAAGCAACGGGTCTACATTAAGGACGGTCAACGGACCCTCTACACCATGTACTGCTCGACTGGAACTGGAAAAGAGAACGGGACACCTAAGGGAACCTTCCACATTCAAGGCGAACGGGGCAAGTTCTTCTACAACCAGAACTCCGGCGAAGGGGCCCGGTACTGGGTCTCCTGGAAGGACCATGGGATCTACCTCTTCCACAGTGTTCCGACAGATCAGAATGGTCACTACATCAAGAGTGAAGCCGAAGAATTAGGGAAATCCGCCGCTTCTCACGGGTGTGTGCGGCTATCTGTAGCCGACGCCAAGTGGGTCTATGAGACGGTCCCTTACGGCATGAAAGTGGTTGTTCATTAACGTTAACGCAAATGCATTCAGTGGTAAAAGCTGCTGAATGTTTTTTTATGCGGTTATCGCACCTTATTTATGTTAATATATATTTATCAATCAAAATTTGTACGATAAATGTAGAGGAGCAAAGCACATGGTGAAAAAGATGGGCGAGCCGGATATTGCGGCACTCGCCAAAAAAGAGATTTTCCAAAAGATTGCGGATGGCGACTGGTACCAATACGGGCACGAACCTAAGTTACAAGCTATTGTGAAGCACAGTGCGCAAGTGATCCAGCACATCAACGACGTGGCGAAGACGGATCAAGCAGAGGCGTTGAAACAACTGCACGCGTTCTTGCCGCATTTGGGTAAAGACGTTGAAATTTATTTCCCAATTACGGGAATCGAGTACCCGGGCTCCCTGTACGTGGGGGACCACAGCTTCATCAACTCAGGCTTGCAGTTCTTGAGTGCGGCGAAGGTCACCATTGGGCAGTACTGCTTTATCGGCCCGAACTGCCGGTTCTTTACGCCCAACCATCACCCAACGAACAAGCAGCTACGGCGAGATGGCTGGCAGTACGACTTACCGATTACCATTGGTGACGATTGCTGGTTCGGGGGCGACGTGATTTTTCTGCCGGGCGTGACGGTCGGCAATAACGTGGTCATCGGTGCGGGCAGCGTGGTCACCAAGGACCTGCCCGATAACGTGATTGCGGCGGGCAACCCAGCACGCATCATTCGACACGTGGATGCGGAAGATTAACCTGAGAGCTGCACTTAAAATGCAACAGTTGTGTTGCTCATCGCCTTACCGGGCGGCCAGACAGGGCTGGAACGCCGTGGGCACCACTTCGAGCCACAGAGCGGTCTCGAAGCTGGGCCTTATTCTAAGTCGGCTGAGGAACGCCAACTAAGAATAATTTCACGGCTGAGCCCTGTCTGGCCGCCCTCACGGCTGAGACAATCTTGAACTTATCTTGTGGCGCGTTCTAATCGAATCACTAGTGATTAATTTTCGGCAAGGCTCCTCGAAATAAGTTATTCGTCTGCCAGTGCTCAGAGCCTAGAATGTCTGTGAGCAAGGTTGGGAACTGTACTAAGATTGGCGCAGGCTTCAAGTTTGGTTAGGTGGTAACAGTCTGAAGCACTACGCCATCATCAGTTTGGTTGAGTGTCTGCCATGATTGATAGTGCTCCAGTGTAGATACGAGCGATAAAAAAGCGGTTCTGGAAATTTTCCAGAACCGCTTTTAAGCATTGCGTTAATCGTTGAAGTTGCCGCTTTCGACGTCGCGGATAAAGGTTGCCAAGTGATCGTAGTAAACGGGTGCGTTATCGATCATGTGGTGGTGGCCCCCTTCAGGCGTGGTAGCCCAGCGTGCGTGCGGAATGGTTTCAGCCATCCGCTTACCCGTAGCTAACGGCATCGTTTCGTGTTCCCCGAAAGTGACCAGGGTTGGGACTTGGTCGTTCTTGAGTTGGTCGCGAACGTCCCATTCCTTTAACTTCCCGGTGATCACGAATTCGTTGTCGCCTTGGAAGGCACCGTAAACGTCGGTCGCCGTGGTGTCAATCAGGTGTGAGATGGCAGCGGGTTGCTTCCGGTCAACGTAGCCCTTGTTGAGGATGTCGACTAAGCCTTGGTACTTTGCGTCGTCGTAGTTGCCGTTGGCTTCAACCTGCTTCATGTAAGCCAATTGGTCCGGCGTCATGATGTGTTCCCGGATCTTGTTGATGTTGGCCACGTATTCGTCGATGTTGTCGACCATGGAGGAGATGATGGCCCCCTTCAGGTGTTGACCGTACTTGAGGGAGTACATCTGAACTAACGCGCCACCCCAAGATTGGCCGATCAGGTAGAACTGGTCAATGCCCAGCTTTTGCCGAACTTCTTCAACTTCATCCAAGAAGTAGTTGTAAGTCAGGTACTTTTGGTTCTCTGGCTTGCTATAGTCGGGTTGGTCGGAATACCAGGAGCCTAATTGGTCGTACATGTGAACCTGAACGTTCAGACCTTGCTTAGCCAATTGCTTGGCCGTGTCTTCCCAGTATTCGTGGTTGCCGCCGGGGCCACCGTGTAAGGCCAGCAGGTGAATATCGCCGGTGCCTTGGGTGTTGGTCCAGAGGTGGTAGCCGTTGTCTAGTGTGATGATCGTGGTCCCTTGCTTCATTGAAATCATCCTCCGTCTTTTCTTAAGATATCTATTAGTTTATCACTGATTTTTTAAAAGCCCAACTGGGTTGGTGTTGACGTTAGTCCTTAATCGTGGGAACGGTCAGGTGGGCGTCGGCCAGTTGAATCGAGTATTGCAGGTCTTGGTTCCCACGGACGGTCATACCGAAGTCGGTGGCGTAGACCACTAACCCCAGTTGGTGTCCCGCCAACAAGCGGTAGTGGGTCGGTTGTAAGACCACGTCTAGGTCGTAGAAGACGTTGGGCTTGAGGTCGTCGACTTGGTAGGTGGTGGTCCGGTTCTGCAGGTTCCGGTGACCCTTACTGATCAGATGCCAAGGCGTGACGGGACCTAGTTGAAATTCGCGGAGGTCGTCTTCGCGCCACTGGAACCCTTCGTCCAGCGCTTTACGCGCCAGAATCGTCGGGGAGGGCTTGAGCCGCTTAGCCGCACCGAAGTCCACGACTTGGAAGCTTAGCATCCCCACAGGTTGGTTGACCGCCACTTGCAGGTGCACAGCTGGTTTGCCATCTAAGACTAAGTCCTGCGCTAAGCCGGCTGACTTGAAGATTAGTCGGTGGCCGCTCATGCGGTCGTGCTTATCGCCTAACAGGTCGTTTTGCCAATCCGTCAGGTGGTGAACGTAGTGGTTAAATTGCTCAGTGGGCAATTGGTCGTTGAAGCTGACAGCACCGGCCCGCGTCGGTAGGTCAGCGGGAACCAGTTGATCTTCTTGTAGTGCGTAGGTGACGGGGGTGTTGGTGGGGGCGTCCCAGTCAGGGTAGGCTCGCCAAGTTTCTGGTTGTGTATTGTCCTGGATGATGACGTTAGGTAGGAGCGTGTCGGCTTGGTTGTCCACGTCGAGTAGCTCGTGGGTCAGCCAGAGGTTCACGATGTCGGTGTAGTCGATCGATCGGAAGGCGTTGATGTAGATGTGTTGGCCTTGGTGGAGGATCAACTTCTTGGTCACCGGCAGATCCCGTACGGCGTTCCAGAGGTTGTTGACGTTGCGGGGTTTGACGTTCCAGTCGTTTAACCCGTGGACCAGCAAGAGGTCCGCTTTGATGTTCTGAGCGTTCTTCAGGTAGTTTCGGGCGTCCCAGAACGTGTTGTAATTCCCCGACATCCGGTCTTGGTCGCGGGTGATGCTGGCCAGTTGGGCCGCCCACTTGTCCTTGATCCGGTGGTAGTCGGCGGGCAGTTGTTCCCGGCTGAAGACTTCTTCGGCCAGCACGTCGGCGT includes:
- a CDS encoding sugar O-acetyltransferase, which encodes MVKKMGEPDIAALAKKEIFQKIADGDWYQYGHEPKLQAIVKHSAQVIQHINDVAKTDQAEALKQLHAFLPHLGKDVEIYFPITGIEYPGSLYVGDHSFINSGLQFLSAAKVTIGQYCFIGPNCRFFTPNHHPTNKQLRRDGWQYDLPITIGDDCWFGGDVIFLPGVTVGNNVVIGAGSVVTKDLPDNVIAAGNPARIIRHVDAED
- a CDS encoding L,D-transpeptidase gives rise to the protein MKHFGKLLLLVIVVLVAGFGLHRVTHPAATNVPQANRASKTTTTTQAEAKTIDWRAPSEDKAYPDLKAHPNAWLDVNTSKQRVYIKDGQRTLYTMYCSTGTGKENGTPKGTFHIQGERGKFFYNQNSGEGARYWVSWKDHGIYLFHSVPTDQNGHYIKSEAEELGKSAASHGCVRLSVADAKWVYETVPYGMKVVVH
- a CDS encoding proline-specific peptidase family protein, which gives rise to MKQGTTIITLDNGYHLWTNTQGTGDIHLLALHGGPGGNHEYWEDTAKQLAKQGLNVQVHMYDQLGSWYSDQPDYSKPENQKYLTYNYFLDEVEEVRQKLGIDQFYLIGQSWGGALVQMYSLKYGQHLKGAIISSMVDNIDEYVANINKIREHIMTPDQLAYMKQVEANGNYDDAKYQGLVDILNKGYVDRKQPAAISHLIDTTATDVYGAFQGDNEFVITGKLKEWDVRDQLKNDQVPTLVTFGEHETMPLATGKRMAETIPHARWATTPEGGHHHMIDNAPVYYDHLATFIRDVESGNFND
- a CDS encoding ABC-F family ATP-binding cassette domain-containing protein, with translation MPLLEVEDLSMSFADKKLYEDASFQLNKGEHMGVVGQNGVGKSTLIKIITGQELPVTGSIKWQKRARVGYLDQYADIPDGMTLIDFLHTAYADLYQLNDQMTQLYTDYAENLDDKLLERAGRIQETLDARNFYDIETEIERVISGLGLDDIGRDHEVAKMSGGQRSKIILAKLLLENPDVILLDEPTNYLDVAHIAWLEDYLNNFDGAVLVVSHDYDFLQNVTNCIINVAFGRITKYRGNFKQAMRQREEREKAQQREFDKQQVVIEKAERFIRKNKAGSKSTMAKSREKMLNRMDRVDPPSTNIQAHFDFPYQATGSQNALVVDQLSVGYERPLLKPVTFSVTTDQKVGLTGFNGVGKSTLIKSILGLIKAKGGEAHFSPSAKISYFSQDLVWDNDAQTPLQIIQAKYEKLPQKAIRTKLSKCGLDSANAMKPIGELSGGEQTKVKLAMMEFEPANFLIMDEPTNHLDDETKQALKDAIGNFPGNAIIVSHEASFYTGLVDKILNVEKLSLKTSSN